CAGGAATCGCGGTTTGAGCGGTTTGATTATGTGGAGGTGGCAGATTTTAATGAGCCGCAGGTGAGGGCATTTGCCGAGCATTGGTTTAAGACGGTGATGGGGGATGAGTCGGCGGGACTGGCGAGGGCGCGGGAGTTTCTGGGGCTGCTCTTTTTGGAGGCGAATAAGCCGATTCGGGAGTTGGCGATTACGCCGATTTTGCTGAGTTTAACCTGTGCGGTGTTTCACCAGACGGGGAAGTTTTACTCGAAGCGTTCCAAACTCTATGAAGAGGGGTTGGAGTTACTGCTGGAGCAATGGGACAAGTCGCGGGAGATTGAGCGGGATGAGATTTATCGGGATTTGTCGGTGGAGCGAAAGCTGGAGTTATTGAGCTATCTGGCGGTGAAGAAGTTCGAGCAACCGCAGTATGTATTGTTTGAGCAGGCGGAGATTGAGGGGTATATTGCGGAGTTTTTGGGGATTGGACAGCGGGATAGTCGGGTGGTGTTGAGGGCGATTGAATCTCAGCATGGGTTGTTGATTGAGCGAAGTCAGAAAGTTTGGTCATTTTCACATCTGACGTTTCAAGAGTATCTCACTGCCAAATGGTTCGTTGACCATGCTCATTGGCAAAGTTTAGCCAACTATATTACGGACAACCGCTGGAGAGAAATATTTTTGTTAGTAGCGGTCATGGTCAGGGATGCTAATGAATTACTGCTATCAATGAAGATCAAGGCTTATGAAATCATTGCATTGCATGACAAGTTACAGCAGTTTTTCAACTGGATCGTATCCAAGTATTTTTCAATTAAAATTAATAACTTGTCTCTCAATGAGTTTGAAAAAAAGGTATATGGTTTGAATGAGTGTTTGTGTTTAATAATTAGTTATGGATTTAGCGATCAGCTCGCAATTAAAAATAGCTTATTTTTAAATTTTATTGACATTAATACAAGGCATATCAACAATTTTAAACTTAATCGCATAAAAAAACTATTTATAGATAGTCAAAAAAATGAATTCAATTTAAGTGATATCGACTTGAGTGAATCAATTATCTTAAGTAAGATCGATTCGAGTGAACCAATCATTGCAAGTTTTAAAAAACTTAAACTTTTTGGGTTAGCACTTGTGTTTTTAGGATTTCAATTTATTATTGCAAATGGTGAGCAACAAAAAATGGATTCAATAAAAGGAGAAATCGAACCCATTAAAAAAGAAATTAAAAAAAAACTAAATGATTTAGAGACAAACAAAGATGATTTTACGTCTATTAAATTATATATAAATGCCAATTATTTGATTTTATCATGTTTATTAATATCAGTAATAGGTATAGAGATTGATCGCTATTGGGTGGAAGTTGGGCAACTTCTGACTCATCTCGACTACCATTGAGAATGCGATCGAGCATCGCTATCAACTCATCAGGGGTAGGCATTTACTGAAGGTTAACATGGGGCTATTTGCTTCATTTTAGTATGCCCATCAACTTTCTCAAACTGTAAGTACTTGTACTCAGTGCTTTGACATTACCAGGTAGGGGAAAGAGAATAGAGTAAGACTCTGTGGAAGAAAAAAGTAAGTGTTGGCTCGGCTCCTCAAGCCTAGAACAGGCTTTCCGATGCCAAATATTCAACTAAATCGAATTGACAGGTTTGTCGAATTTATATAACTGTCGATAGGCTTGAGGAAGCCAATCCGGATAGATAGTACAATCTCTCTCTTTTAAAACGAGATACAGAATGCCACTTCCAGGATTTCGATTAGCTTTGATTCGAGTTAGAGCAATATAGAGAGTATTCCACTCCTGTTGAAGTTCTTCTAGAGATTGTTGGGAGTGGGTAAAGGGGATCTCCTCTGGATAGAGGAGGAAAACGACTTCAGCTTCTGCACCTTTAGCACTGTGAATACTGAGTAAGTGAATGGATGTAGACTTCCT
The nucleotide sequence above comes from Coleofasciculus chthonoplastes PCC 7420. Encoded proteins:
- a CDS encoding NACHT domain-containing protein; the encoded protein is MRSRLHDDIQSLHGTMPLWGVDRWVPLGELFVDVNILEELSSSRRSELDDLWQNFSHNPSYRSLDRIGLGKERQRVSGLEVLARNTNLMVVGKPGSGKTTYLQRVVTECNAGNLQAHRIPVLIKLREFVEDGREVAYSLERYLERCWRLSDAETQLVLDRGRALVLLDGLDEVTGEDGKNITKQIKRFARAYPQVQVIVTCRTQSQESRFERFDYVEVADFNEPQVRAFAEHWFKTVMGDESAGLARAREFLGLLFLEANKPIRELAITPILLSLTCAVFHQTGKFYSKRSKLYEEGLELLLEQWDKSREIERDEIYRDLSVERKLELLSYLAVKKFEQPQYVLFEQAEIEGYIAEFLGIGQRDSRVVLRAIESQHGLLIERSQKVWSFSHLTFQEYLTAKWFVDHAHWQSLANYITDNRWREIFLLVAVMVRDANELLLSMKIKAYEIIALHDKLQQFFNWIVSKYFSIKINNLSLNEFEKKVYGLNECLCLIISYGFSDQLAIKNSLFLNFIDINTRHINNFKLNRIKKLFIDSQKNEFNLSDIDLSESIILSKIDSSEPIIASFKKLKLFGLALVFLGFQFIIANGEQQKMDSIKGEIEPIKKEIKKKLNDLETNKDDFTSIKLYINANYLILSCLLISVIGIEIDRYWVEVGQLLTHLDYH